From a single Arthrobacter sp. SLBN-112 genomic region:
- a CDS encoding LamB/YcsF family protein produces the protein MDLNADVGQSFGSWTAGGDQVMFQLATSANVACGLHAGDPVTMLDSCRAAYELDVTVGAHLGYRDLAGYGRRMLGMSFDELFGDVLYQLGALDGVAHAVGASVDYVKLHGALYETTIHDAEQASAVVAAVNAYDPGLPLLGFPGSELLKQAKEAGHPVFLEAFADRAYLADGSLVPLSDESAVLHDVDAVVERAVRLAMQGEVVAADGTVVALRPDSLRIHGGSPAAVAMAARIRSGLEAAGVELEAFA, from the coding sequence TTGGATCTCAACGCTGACGTAGGCCAATCATTCGGCTCCTGGACCGCAGGCGGCGATCAGGTGATGTTCCAGCTGGCCACCAGCGCCAACGTAGCCTGTGGCCTCCACGCAGGCGACCCCGTCACCATGCTCGACAGTTGCAGGGCGGCATACGAACTCGATGTCACCGTCGGTGCGCACCTGGGCTACCGGGATCTGGCAGGCTACGGACGCCGCATGCTGGGGATGAGCTTCGACGAGCTTTTCGGTGACGTGCTGTACCAGCTGGGCGCGCTCGACGGCGTCGCGCACGCCGTGGGTGCCTCCGTGGACTACGTGAAGCTGCACGGAGCGTTGTACGAGACTACGATCCACGACGCCGAACAGGCCTCCGCCGTTGTTGCGGCCGTGAACGCCTACGATCCCGGCCTTCCGCTACTGGGCTTCCCTGGCTCGGAGCTGCTGAAGCAGGCCAAGGAAGCTGGGCACCCCGTGTTCCTTGAAGCCTTCGCCGACCGCGCCTACCTCGCCGACGGCAGCCTGGTGCCGCTCTCCGACGAAAGTGCAGTCCTGCATGACGTAGACGCAGTGGTTGAGCGTGCCGTCCGTCTGGCCATGCAAGGCGAAGTGGTGGCTGCGGACGGCACGGTGGTAGCGCTCCGGCCGGACTCCCTGCGAATCCACGGCGGGAGCCCCGCCGCGGTAGCGATGGCAGCCAGGATCAGGTCAGGACTTGAAGCTGCCGGCGTGGAGCTGGAAGCCTTCGCATAA
- the gcvH gene encoding glycine cleavage system protein GcvH — protein sequence MSKVVSELKYSAEHEWVAVDGSGPAGIGISAVAADALGDIVYVDLPEVGSTVMAGETCGEVESTKSVSDLYAPVTGEVIEINDGVVSDPALINSDPYGAGWLFKVAVTEEGPLMSAEEYAAANGGEL from the coding sequence ATGAGCAAAGTTGTTTCTGAACTGAAGTACTCCGCCGAACACGAGTGGGTTGCGGTTGACGGATCCGGCCCTGCGGGGATCGGGATTTCCGCCGTGGCTGCCGATGCCCTGGGTGACATCGTGTACGTTGACCTGCCCGAGGTGGGCTCCACGGTGATGGCCGGCGAAACCTGCGGCGAGGTGGAATCCACCAAGTCCGTCTCCGACCTCTACGCTCCGGTGACCGGTGAGGTCATCGAAATCAATGACGGCGTGGTCTCGGACCCCGCCCTGATCAACAGCGACCCGTACGGTGCCGGCTGGCTGTTCAAGGTGGCCGTCACCGAGGAAGGCCCGCTGATGTCGGCCGAGGAATACGCCGCAGCGAACGGCGGCGAGCTGTGA
- the glyA gene encoding serine hydroxymethyltransferase, which yields MSGAASAGTVTFEQVVSPSLNADLAVLDPEIAAKIDDELGRQRDGLEMIASENHTAAAVMQAQGSVLTNKYAEGYPGKRYYGGCEHVDVIEQLAIDRLKALFGAGFANVQPHSGAQANASVMHALIKPGDTIMGLNLAHGGHLTHGMRINFSGKLYNVVPYGVREDTHTVDMAEVERLAQEHKPHLIVAGWSAYARQLDFAEFRRIADSVGAYLMVDMAHFAGLVAAGLHPSPVPHAHVTTSTTHKTLAGPRGGIILTNDADIAKKINSAVFPGQQGGPLEHVIAGKAVAFKIAASEEFRERQERVLSGARILAERLVQPDVTAKGISVVSGGTDVHLVLVDLRNCDLDGQQAEDRLAAIDITVNRNAVPFDPRPPMVTSGLRIGTPALATRDFGEDAFREVADIIAEALIADADADLSGLRHRVEELAKAHPLYPGVANLA from the coding sequence GTGAGCGGGGCTGCATCGGCGGGGACCGTCACCTTTGAGCAGGTGGTCTCCCCCAGCCTGAACGCCGACCTGGCCGTCCTGGATCCGGAGATTGCGGCAAAGATCGACGACGAACTGGGCCGCCAGCGCGACGGCCTGGAGATGATCGCCTCCGAGAACCACACTGCCGCAGCGGTGATGCAGGCGCAGGGCTCCGTCCTGACCAACAAGTACGCCGAAGGCTACCCGGGCAAGCGCTACTACGGCGGCTGCGAGCACGTCGACGTGATCGAGCAGCTAGCCATTGACCGGTTGAAGGCCCTGTTCGGAGCCGGGTTCGCGAATGTCCAGCCGCACTCCGGCGCGCAGGCCAACGCCTCGGTCATGCACGCACTGATCAAGCCGGGCGACACCATCATGGGCCTCAACCTGGCGCACGGCGGCCACCTGACCCACGGCATGCGGATCAACTTCTCCGGCAAGCTCTACAACGTGGTGCCCTACGGCGTCCGCGAGGACACCCACACGGTGGACATGGCCGAGGTGGAGCGCCTGGCCCAGGAGCACAAGCCGCATCTGATCGTTGCCGGCTGGTCCGCCTACGCCCGGCAGCTCGACTTTGCCGAGTTCCGCCGCATCGCTGATTCCGTGGGCGCCTACCTCATGGTGGACATGGCGCACTTCGCCGGCCTGGTGGCCGCGGGCCTGCACCCGTCTCCTGTCCCGCACGCGCACGTCACCACGTCCACCACGCACAAGACCCTCGCCGGTCCGCGCGGCGGCATCATCCTGACCAACGACGCCGACATCGCCAAGAAGATCAACTCGGCTGTGTTCCCCGGCCAGCAGGGCGGCCCGCTGGAACACGTGATCGCGGGCAAGGCCGTGGCGTTCAAGATCGCCGCGTCCGAAGAGTTCCGCGAACGGCAGGAGCGCGTCCTGTCCGGTGCCCGCATCCTGGCAGAACGACTGGTCCAGCCGGACGTCACGGCCAAGGGCATCAGCGTTGTGTCCGGCGGCACGGATGTGCATCTGGTCCTCGTTGACCTGCGGAACTGCGACCTCGACGGACAGCAGGCCGAAGACCGGCTCGCTGCCATCGACATCACCGTCAACCGAAACGCCGTCCCCTTCGACCCCCGCCCACCGATGGTCACCTCGGGCCTCCGTATCGGCACCCCCGCCCTGGCCACCCGTGACTTCGGCGAAGATGCCTTCCGCGAGGTTGCGGACATCATCGCCGAGGCATTGATAGCCGACGCCGACGCGGACCTTTCCGGGCTCCGTCACCGCGTCGAGGAGTTGGCGAAGGCCCACCCCCTCTACCCGGGCGTCGCAAACCTCGCCTAA
- the cycA gene encoding D-serine/D-alanine/glycine transporter has translation MAIHPPTSNGEPARNETANTSARSEPPHLERQLTNRHIQLIAIGGAIGTGLFMGSGKTISAAGPSVIFVYMIIGFMLFFVMRAMGELLLSNLNYKSFSDFAADLLGPWAGFFTGWTYWFCWVITGIADVIAIAGYSKELWPGLPLWIPGLATVGILLLLNLATVKAFGETEFWFALIKIIAIAALIVVGLFMIFTGFQSDAGTASFTNLWSHGGFFPNEFMGFVAGFQIAVFAFVGIELVGTTAAEAKNPERTLPKAINAIPVRVLLFYVGALVILMAVTPWTQFAAGHSPFIGMFSLAGLGAAATVVNLVVLTSAMSSANSGIYSTSRMVFGLAQEGDAPGMFGRLSTRKVPSNALFLSCVLLLSGVVLMYAGQDVGKAFEMVTTVSAVCFVFVWSIILASYISFRRRRPHLHEGSKFKMPGGIPAVWVVYAFFAFVLWALTTQPDTLVALLVTPIWFVVLGVAWAILRRRPAHLARFEVFQAELRADQAAAGRPAGQDSGPAAHEVEQARK, from the coding sequence ATGGCGATTCATCCCCCCACGTCCAACGGCGAACCTGCGCGCAACGAAACCGCAAACACGTCCGCCCGCAGCGAGCCACCCCACCTTGAACGGCAGCTCACCAACCGCCACATCCAGCTCATCGCCATCGGCGGAGCGATCGGCACCGGCCTCTTCATGGGCTCCGGCAAGACCATCTCCGCAGCCGGCCCATCCGTGATCTTCGTGTACATGATCATCGGCTTCATGCTCTTCTTCGTCATGCGGGCCATGGGCGAACTGCTGCTGAGCAACCTGAACTACAAGTCCTTCAGTGACTTCGCGGCTGACCTCCTGGGGCCGTGGGCAGGCTTCTTCACCGGCTGGACCTACTGGTTCTGTTGGGTGATCACCGGAATCGCGGACGTGATCGCGATTGCCGGCTACTCCAAGGAACTCTGGCCGGGGCTTCCGCTGTGGATCCCGGGCCTGGCCACGGTGGGCATCCTGCTCCTGTTGAACCTCGCCACCGTCAAGGCTTTCGGCGAGACCGAGTTCTGGTTCGCCCTTATCAAGATCATCGCCATCGCTGCCCTCATCGTCGTGGGCCTTTTCATGATCTTCACCGGCTTCCAGAGCGACGCGGGCACGGCAAGCTTCACCAACCTGTGGAGCCATGGCGGGTTCTTCCCCAACGAGTTCATGGGCTTCGTGGCCGGATTCCAGATCGCCGTGTTCGCCTTCGTGGGCATCGAACTGGTGGGCACCACCGCCGCCGAGGCCAAGAACCCCGAGCGCACCTTGCCCAAGGCCATCAACGCCATCCCCGTCCGCGTGCTGCTGTTCTACGTCGGCGCGCTGGTCATCCTGATGGCCGTCACGCCGTGGACCCAGTTCGCCGCGGGCCACAGCCCCTTCATCGGCATGTTCTCCCTGGCCGGCCTCGGTGCCGCGGCCACAGTGGTCAACCTGGTGGTCCTCACCTCGGCCATGTCCTCCGCGAACTCCGGCATCTACTCCACCTCCCGCATGGTCTTCGGACTGGCCCAGGAAGGCGACGCCCCCGGCATGTTCGGCCGCCTGTCCACGAGGAAGGTGCCCAGCAACGCGCTGTTCCTGTCCTGCGTCCTGCTGCTGTCCGGCGTCGTACTCATGTATGCCGGCCAGGACGTTGGCAAGGCCTTCGAAATGGTGACCACCGTGTCCGCCGTCTGCTTCGTCTTCGTCTGGTCGATCATCCTGGCCAGCTACATCTCCTTCCGGCGCCGCCGGCCGCACCTGCATGAGGGATCAAAGTTCAAGATGCCCGGTGGCATCCCGGCCGTGTGGGTTGTTTACGCGTTCTTTGCCTTCGTCCTGTGGGCCCTGACCACCCAGCCCGACACCCTCGTTGCACTGCTGGTAACCCCCATCTGGTTCGTCGTCCTTGGCGTGGCGTGGGCCATCCTGCGCCGCCGTCCCGCCCACCTGGCCCGCTTCGAGGTCTTCCAGGCTGAACTCCGGGCCGACCAGGCTGCCGCCGGGCGCCCCGCAGGGCAGGACTCTGGTCCGGCTGCGCACGAGGTTGAGCAGGCCAGGAAATGA
- the purU gene encoding formyltetrahydrofolate deformylase, whose protein sequence is MPGALPIAQDVPPPSAADFILTFRCRDSLGIVQAVATFLLAQECYIVDIKQFGDKASGEFFMRVHFTAPEASDGAMLRERFTPVAGEWGMEWRLEPHGRRQRILVMVSKYDHCLNDLLVRARDGDLPVEIAAVVSNHPDTSGLAEWHGVPFHLIPVTPETKAGAEARLLELVDAYNVELVVLARYMQVLSDDLTRKLDGRAINIHHSFLPSFKGAKPYHQAYARGVKTVGATAHYVNSELDEGPIISQQVIEVDHTYTPADLVRVGKDAECRALTNAVRWHAEGRVILSGGRTVVLR, encoded by the coding sequence ATGCCCGGCGCGCTGCCGATTGCACAGGATGTCCCGCCGCCCTCCGCCGCGGACTTCATCCTCACGTTCAGATGCCGGGACTCGCTGGGTATTGTCCAGGCCGTGGCCACGTTCCTGCTGGCGCAGGAATGCTACATCGTGGACATCAAGCAGTTTGGTGACAAGGCATCGGGCGAGTTTTTCATGCGGGTGCATTTCACCGCACCGGAAGCGTCCGACGGCGCGATGCTGCGTGAGCGGTTCACGCCCGTTGCGGGGGAGTGGGGCATGGAGTGGCGGCTTGAGCCGCACGGCCGCCGGCAGCGGATCCTGGTGATGGTGTCCAAGTACGACCACTGCTTGAACGATCTCCTGGTCAGGGCCCGGGACGGTGACCTGCCGGTGGAAATCGCCGCGGTGGTTTCCAACCATCCCGATACGTCCGGCCTTGCAGAGTGGCACGGCGTTCCATTCCACCTCATCCCTGTTACGCCGGAAACGAAGGCCGGGGCGGAAGCACGGCTGCTTGAACTGGTGGACGCGTACAACGTGGAACTGGTGGTGCTGGCCCGTTATATGCAGGTTCTCAGTGACGACCTGACCCGGAAGCTGGACGGACGCGCCATCAACATCCACCACTCGTTCCTGCCCAGCTTCAAGGGCGCCAAGCCCTACCATCAGGCGTATGCCCGCGGGGTGAAAACGGTGGGCGCCACCGCGCACTACGTCAACTCGGAGCTCGACGAGGGGCCGATCATCTCGCAACAGGTCATCGAAGTGGACCACACCTACACCCCCGCGGACCTGGTGCGCGTGGGCAAGGACGCCGAGTGCCGGGCCCTGACCAATGCCGTGCGCTGGCATGCTGAGGGCCGCGTCATCCTGTCCGGCGGCAGGACAGTGGTCCTGCGCTGA
- the gcvP gene encoding aminomethyl-transferring glycine dehydrogenase has product MTIQSHPTSFVDRHIGARRQADVDTMLKAVGYDSVDGLVDVAVPASIRQETALRLTDALSEVEVLAELRRIAGRNKTAVQMIGQGYYDTVTPPVIRRNILEAPAWYTAYTPYQPEISQGRLEALLNFQTMVQDLTALPVANASLLDEATAVAEAVLLMRRANKNKTAKDGKTVLDADLLPQTIAIVLGRAEALGFEVEIADLTSGLPDGDINGVVLQQPGVSGRVWDQSAVIAEAKDRGALVTVAADLLALTLITPPGEQGADIAVGSTQRFGVPLFFGGPHAAYMAVRDGMERTLPGRIVGVSKDNAGVPAYRLALQTREQHIRREKATSNICTAQALLAIVSSFYAVYHGPDGLKAIAETVHNNARALAATLKIAGRELVSDTFFDTITVRVPGKAAKVITAAEARGINLRLIDADTVGVSVDETTTPEVLSAVVVAFGAGPVVDAAGFELPETVLRTSTYLQHPVFNTHRSETQLLRYIRRLSDRDLALDRTMIPLGSCTMKLNATAEMEAISWPEFASIHPFAPDSQTAGWRELIADLESDLAEITGYDQVSIQPNAGSQGELAGLLAIRGYHHSRGDQQRNICLIPASAHGTNAASAVLAGMKVVVVATAADGTIDHADLQAKIEAHKDVLSAIMITYPSTHGVYDSDVREVCDAVHAAGGQVYVDGANLNALVGLAQPGKFGGDVSHLNLHKTFCIPHGGGGPGVGPVAAKAHLAPFMPGDANKAAHEAGHGVAISASRFGSAGVLPISWAYVKLMGGEGLTEATKSALLAANYVASRLNEYFPVLYTGEGGLVAHECILDLRELTARTGVTAEDVAKRLIDFGFHAPTLAFPVAGTLMVEPTESEDLAEIDRFIEAMITIHGEIQQVASGDFTLEASPVRNAPHTAAAVVNSDWDRAYPREQAVFPVASLRQDKYFPPVGRIDGAAGDRNLICSCPPLSEFEN; this is encoded by the coding sequence ATGACGATTCAATCGCATCCAACATCGTTTGTTGACCGCCATATCGGCGCGCGCCGCCAGGCCGACGTCGACACCATGCTCAAGGCCGTGGGCTACGACAGCGTGGATGGCCTCGTTGACGTGGCCGTTCCCGCCTCCATCCGTCAGGAAACTGCGCTCAGGCTGACCGACGCCCTCAGCGAGGTGGAGGTCCTTGCCGAGCTCCGCCGGATCGCCGGCAGGAACAAGACCGCGGTCCAGATGATCGGCCAGGGCTACTACGACACGGTGACCCCGCCGGTGATCCGCCGCAACATCCTCGAAGCTCCCGCCTGGTACACCGCCTACACCCCGTACCAGCCCGAGATTTCCCAAGGCCGGCTCGAGGCACTCCTGAACTTCCAGACCATGGTCCAGGACCTCACCGCGCTCCCGGTGGCCAACGCATCCCTCCTGGACGAAGCCACCGCCGTCGCCGAAGCCGTGCTGCTGATGCGCCGGGCCAACAAGAACAAGACTGCGAAGGACGGCAAGACCGTCCTCGACGCCGACCTCCTCCCGCAGACCATCGCCATCGTGCTGGGCCGCGCCGAAGCCCTCGGCTTCGAGGTGGAGATCGCCGACCTCACCAGCGGACTGCCCGACGGGGACATCAACGGCGTCGTCCTCCAGCAGCCCGGGGTCTCCGGCCGTGTCTGGGACCAGTCCGCCGTCATCGCCGAGGCCAAGGACCGGGGTGCGCTGGTCACCGTTGCCGCGGACCTCCTGGCCCTCACCCTCATCACCCCGCCGGGAGAGCAGGGCGCGGACATCGCCGTCGGCTCCACCCAGCGCTTTGGTGTGCCGTTGTTCTTTGGGGGACCGCACGCCGCCTACATGGCCGTCCGCGACGGCATGGAACGCACGCTGCCCGGCCGCATCGTGGGCGTCTCCAAGGACAACGCCGGCGTCCCCGCCTACCGCCTGGCCCTCCAGACGCGCGAGCAGCACATCCGCCGCGAAAAGGCCACGTCCAACATCTGCACCGCCCAGGCCCTGCTGGCCATCGTGTCCTCCTTTTATGCGGTGTACCACGGCCCGGACGGGCTGAAGGCGATTGCCGAAACCGTCCACAACAACGCCCGCGCCCTCGCCGCCACGCTGAAGATCGCCGGCCGCGAACTGGTGTCCGACACCTTCTTCGACACCATCACCGTCCGCGTGCCCGGCAAGGCCGCCAAGGTCATCACCGCCGCCGAAGCCCGCGGCATCAACCTGCGCCTCATCGACGCGGACACAGTTGGCGTGTCGGTCGATGAAACCACGACGCCGGAGGTCCTCTCCGCGGTGGTCGTCGCCTTTGGCGCCGGTCCCGTTGTGGACGCTGCCGGATTCGAACTGCCCGAGACGGTGCTGCGCACTTCCACCTACCTGCAGCACCCGGTCTTCAACACGCACCGCTCCGAAACCCAGCTCCTGCGCTACATCCGCCGCCTGTCCGATCGGGACTTGGCGCTGGACCGCACCATGATTCCGCTGGGCTCCTGCACCATGAAGCTGAACGCCACCGCAGAGATGGAGGCCATCTCCTGGCCCGAGTTCGCCTCGATCCACCCGTTTGCCCCGGACTCCCAGACCGCCGGCTGGCGTGAACTCATCGCCGACCTTGAATCCGACCTCGCCGAAATCACCGGGTACGACCAGGTGTCCATCCAGCCCAACGCCGGCTCCCAGGGCGAGCTCGCCGGCCTGCTGGCGATCCGCGGCTACCACCACTCCCGCGGCGACCAGCAGCGCAACATCTGCCTGATCCCTGCCTCAGCCCACGGCACCAACGCCGCCTCCGCGGTCCTCGCAGGCATGAAGGTTGTTGTGGTGGCCACGGCCGCGGACGGCACCATCGACCATGCCGACCTGCAGGCCAAGATCGAGGCCCACAAGGATGTCCTCTCGGCAATCATGATCACCTACCCGTCCACGCACGGAGTGTACGACTCCGATGTGCGCGAGGTCTGCGACGCCGTCCACGCTGCAGGCGGCCAGGTATATGTGGACGGAGCGAACCTCAACGCCCTCGTCGGGCTGGCCCAGCCGGGCAAGTTCGGCGGGGACGTGTCCCACCTGAACCTGCACAAGACCTTCTGCATCCCGCACGGCGGCGGCGGCCCCGGCGTGGGACCGGTTGCAGCGAAGGCGCACCTGGCACCGTTTATGCCCGGCGATGCCAACAAGGCCGCGCACGAAGCCGGGCACGGCGTTGCAATCTCGGCGTCCCGCTTCGGTTCGGCCGGCGTGCTGCCCATTTCCTGGGCCTACGTGAAGCTGATGGGCGGTGAGGGCCTGACCGAGGCCACCAAGTCCGCGCTCCTGGCGGCAAACTACGTCGCCTCCCGCCTGAACGAATACTTCCCGGTCCTGTACACGGGCGAAGGCGGGCTGGTGGCCCACGAGTGCATCCTGGACCTGCGCGAACTCACGGCCAGGACCGGGGTGACGGCTGAGGATGTTGCCAAGCGCCTCATCGACTTCGGCTTCCACGCCCCCACCCTGGCCTTCCCCGTGGCCGGAACGCTGATGGTGGAGCCCACCGAGTCCGAGGACCTGGCCGAGATCGACCGCTTCATCGAGGCCATGATCACCATCCACGGCGAGATCCAGCAGGTAGCCAGCGGCGACTTCACCCTGGAGGCATCACCGGTGCGCAACGCACCCCACACGGCAGCCGCCGTCGTCAACTCCGACTGGGACCGCGCGTACCCGCGCGAGCAGGCCGTATTCCCCGTTGCCTCGCTGCGCCAGGACAAGTACTTCCCGCCCGTGGGCAGGATCGACGGCGCCGCCGGCGACCGGAACCTGATCTGCTCCTGCCCGCCGCTTTCTGAATTTGAGAACTAA
- a CDS encoding L-serine ammonia-lyase, whose translation MAVGVFDLFSIGIGPSSSHTVGPMRAAAVFAEELKASGVLAGVGALRVDLYGSLAATGHGHGTMTAVLLGLEGFHPELILPDEVEERLASIAETGTLNLAGAVPLPYGVKDMVLRPLTVLPRHTNGMTFTVSDAEGSVLHTATFFSVGGGFIVREGEEDAAQQELDASKQELPLPFRTAAELLEHCAVTGLGIADVMLVNEKTSREEEQIRAGLLQIWSVMENCVATSLKREGVLPGGLKVRRRAPDWYERLKKESAHTQDHDEQEADWDAVRFDPRYWQEWVNLVALAVNEENASGGRVVTAPTNGAAGIIPAVLFYALHFAPGMDQASQADRDDVVVRFLLAAGAVGVLYKEQASISGAEVGCQGEVGSASSMAAAGLAEVMGGSPAQVENAAEIAMEHNLGLTCDPIGGLVQVPCIERNAIAAAKAINAAKMALWGDGTHRVSLDEVIITMRETGKDMSSKYKETAMGGLAVNVVEC comes from the coding sequence ATGGCTGTTGGAGTCTTTGACCTTTTCTCAATCGGGATCGGGCCTTCGTCTTCTCATACTGTGGGGCCGATGCGGGCTGCTGCGGTGTTCGCGGAGGAGTTGAAGGCCTCGGGTGTGCTGGCGGGGGTGGGGGCGTTGCGGGTGGACCTGTATGGGTCGCTGGCCGCGACGGGCCACGGGCATGGCACGATGACTGCGGTCCTGCTGGGGTTGGAGGGGTTCCATCCGGAGTTGATCCTGCCCGATGAGGTGGAGGAGCGGCTGGCCTCGATCGCGGAGACCGGGACGCTGAACCTGGCCGGTGCTGTGCCGTTGCCGTACGGGGTGAAGGACATGGTGCTGCGGCCGTTGACGGTGTTGCCGCGGCACACGAACGGGATGACGTTCACCGTGTCCGATGCAGAAGGTTCGGTGTTGCATACGGCGACGTTCTTCTCGGTGGGTGGCGGGTTCATCGTCCGCGAGGGTGAGGAGGACGCGGCGCAGCAGGAACTGGACGCGTCCAAACAGGAACTGCCGCTGCCGTTCCGGACTGCCGCGGAACTGCTGGAGCACTGCGCGGTGACCGGGCTGGGCATCGCCGATGTCATGCTCGTGAACGAAAAGACCTCCCGGGAGGAGGAGCAGATCCGGGCGGGGTTGCTGCAGATCTGGTCGGTGATGGAAAACTGTGTGGCCACCTCCCTGAAGCGTGAAGGGGTGCTGCCGGGCGGGTTGAAGGTCCGCCGCCGCGCCCCGGACTGGTACGAACGGCTCAAGAAGGAATCCGCGCACACCCAGGACCACGACGAGCAGGAGGCGGACTGGGACGCGGTCCGCTTCGACCCCCGGTATTGGCAGGAGTGGGTTAACTTGGTGGCGTTGGCGGTGAACGAGGAGAACGCCTCCGGCGGCCGGGTGGTCACCGCCCCCACCAACGGGGCGGCCGGGATCATCCCCGCGGTGCTGTTCTACGCGCTGCACTTCGCCCCGGGCATGGACCAGGCCAGCCAGGCCGACCGGGACGATGTGGTGGTGCGGTTCCTGCTCGCCGCCGGCGCGGTCGGGGTGCTCTACAAGGAACAGGCCTCCATTTCCGGGGCCGAAGTGGGCTGCCAGGGCGAGGTGGGCTCGGCATCGTCGATGGCCGCCGCGGGCCTGGCCGAGGTGATGGGCGGGTCCCCGGCGCAGGTGGAGAACGCCGCCGAGATCGCGATGGAACACAACCTGGGCCTGACCTGCGACCCGATCGGCGGGCTGGTCCAGGTCCCCTGCATCGAACGGAACGCGATCGCCGCCGCGAAAGCGATCAACGCCGCGAAAATGGCGCTCTGGGGCGACGGGACCCACCGCGTCTCCCTGGACGAAGTCATCATCACCATGCGCGAAACCGGCAAGGACATGAGCTCCAAATACAAGGAAACCGCCATGGGCGGCCTCGCCGTCAACGTCGTCGAATGCTGA
- the gcvT gene encoding glycine cleavage system aminomethyltransferase GcvT: protein MTEKYTALYDQHKKAGASFTDFGGWQMPLKYESELAEHHAVRNAAGLFDLSHMGEVWVTGPDAAAFLDYALAGKLSAVAVGKAKYSLICDSDGGIIDDLITYRRPAAQDGTDVFLVVPNAGNAAVVAKELLERSANFDVTVEDASAETSLIAVQGPISEAILLKLVPAEQHALVQELKYYAAVEVDMNGQDLLLARTGYTGEDGFEIYVPNEDAAGLWEALLEVGAGHGLIPAGLAARDSLRLEAGMPLYGNELSRHVNAYAAGLGPVVSLAKESDFVGKEALAAIKAAGVGSTIGQKLVGLKGAGRRAARAHYPVLKDGSLVGEVTSGQPSPTLGYPVAMAYVDVEFAEAGTVLDIDLRGKPERFEVVNLPFYKRQK from the coding sequence ATGACCGAGAAATACACCGCGCTCTATGATCAGCACAAGAAGGCCGGGGCCTCCTTCACCGACTTCGGCGGCTGGCAGATGCCGCTCAAGTACGAGTCCGAGCTCGCCGAACACCACGCCGTCCGCAACGCTGCCGGCCTATTCGACCTCTCCCACATGGGCGAAGTCTGGGTGACCGGCCCCGACGCCGCCGCCTTCCTGGACTACGCACTGGCCGGTAAACTGTCCGCGGTCGCCGTCGGAAAGGCGAAGTACTCGCTGATCTGCGACTCCGACGGCGGCATCATCGACGACCTCATCACCTACCGCCGCCCCGCAGCGCAGGACGGTACCGACGTCTTCCTGGTGGTGCCGAACGCGGGCAACGCCGCGGTTGTGGCCAAGGAACTCCTGGAGCGCTCCGCCAATTTCGACGTCACGGTGGAGGACGCCTCGGCGGAGACCTCGCTGATTGCCGTGCAGGGTCCGATTTCCGAGGCGATCCTCCTGAAGCTGGTCCCGGCTGAACAGCACGCACTGGTCCAGGAGTTGAAGTACTACGCCGCCGTCGAGGTGGACATGAACGGCCAGGACCTGCTGTTGGCCCGCACCGGCTACACGGGTGAGGACGGCTTCGAAATCTACGTTCCCAACGAGGATGCCGCCGGCCTGTGGGAAGCGCTGCTGGAAGTTGGCGCCGGCCACGGGCTCATCCCCGCCGGTCTCGCGGCCCGCGACTCCCTCCGCCTCGAAGCAGGCATGCCGCTCTACGGCAACGAACTCTCCCGCCACGTCAACGCCTATGCGGCCGGCCTGGGTCCTGTGGTGTCGCTGGCGAAGGAGAGCGATTTCGTGGGCAAGGAAGCACTGGCCGCCATCAAGGCTGCCGGAGTCGGTTCAACCATTGGGCAGAAGCTGGTGGGCCTCAAGGGCGCCGGCCGACGTGCCGCCCGCGCCCACTACCCGGTCCTCAAGGACGGCAGCCTGGTGGGTGAAGTGACCTCCGGCCAGCCGTCCCCCACCCTCGGATACCCCGTTGCCATGGCCTACGTAGACGTCGAATTCGCTGAAGCCGGCACCGTCCTGGACATCGACCTCCGCGGCAAGCCCGAGCGCTTCGAAGTGGTCAACCTCCCGTTCTACAAGCGCCAAAAGTAA